The Sphaerospermopsis torques-reginae ITEP-024 genome has a window encoding:
- a CDS encoding P-II family nitrogen regulator: MSKKANKLVIVTEKVLIKKVAKIIEECGATGYTVVDTGGKGSRNVRSTGKPNTADTDSNVKFEVLTETREMAENIADKVAITFFTDYAGIIYICEAEVLYGRHFCGPDGC; encoded by the coding sequence ATGTCCAAGAAAGCCAACAAGCTCGTCATCGTCACCGAAAAGGTGCTGATCAAAAAGGTCGCCAAGATCATTGAAGAATGCGGAGCGACTGGTTATACAGTGGTGGATACTGGTGGTAAAGGTAGTCGCAACGTGCGCTCTACAGGTAAACCCAACACTGCTGACACTGATTCTAATGTGAAGTTCGAGGTACTCACCGAAACACGGGAGATGGCGGAGAATATCGCAGATAAGGTCGCAATTACATTTTTTACCGATTATGCGGGCATTATCTATATCTGTGAAGCAGAGGTACTGTACGGAAGACATTTCTGTGGACCAGACGGCTGTTGA